The genomic region TCGATCCGGCCACCTTCCAGGTCGTCGACACCTACCCGGCCCGCGGCGTGGAACCACAGCACGTGGTGCCGTCCTACGACCTGCAGACGTTGTACGTGACCAACGATCTGCCGCTGGGCGGTGGCGGCCTGCTGCCGATCGATCCCCGCACCGGCGAACCCGGCGAGCCGCTGCCGGTGCGCGATCCGTACAACATGTACTTCACCCCGAACGGCGCCTTCGCGCTCGTCGTCGCGGAGGCGGATCGGTCGGTCGATCTCTATGATCCGCACACCTGGGAGCAGGTCGGGGCCATCGCGGTGCCGGACTGTCCCGGCATCGACCACATGGATTTCACCGCCGACGGCCGGTTCGCGCTGGCGAGCTGCGAATTCGCCGGCCGGATGGCCGTGCTCGACGTGGTCGGCACCGACCTGGTGACGATGATCGACCTGCCGGGCGGCCGCGGCAGTATGCCGCAGGACGTGAAGCTCGCACCGGACGGCTCCACCTTCTACGTCGCGGACATGATGGCCGACGGGATGTACACGATCGATGCGCACACCTTCGAGCCCACCGGTTTCGTCCCGACCGGGAAGGGGACGCACGGCCTCTACGTCACCCGCGACTCCGCGGCGCTGATCGTCACCAACCGCGGCGAGGGCAGCCTGTCGGTCTGGGATTTCGCCCAGCAGCGGATCGTGCGCACCTGGCGGATTCCCGGCGGCGGTAGTCCGGATATGGGGAATCTGTCGGCGGACGGACGGGTGTTCTGGGTCTCCGGCCGCTACGACGGCGAGGTCTACGCCATCGACATCGTGGACTGGACCCTGCTGGCCCGCATCCCGGTCGGCCGCGGCGCGCACGGGCTGACGGTCTGGCCGCAACCGGGGCGGTATTCGACCGGCCACACCGGGGTGATGCGCTGAACCGGCCGGGGCGACATTCCGGTCTCACACAATGAGATTCGCCCTCTGTTTCCGATGTGATCCCGCGGCGTCGGCCAGTTGCCTTTCCGGCGCGATACGCTGGTGATCATCTGGTTTCACCAGCCGTTTTCTACTGGCGGGTAGCCAATAACGGTACTCGTGAGTAGCCCCTACTGGAATTCCAACTGTCGGCGACGATGGCTACACTCCGGGTCATGACGAGTGTCCAGCAGCAGTCTTCGCCGGATTCGGCGGGCGCCCCCGATATCCACACCACCGCAGGGAAGCTCGCCGATCTGCGGAACCGGCTGGAAGAGGCCAAGCACCCGATGGGTGAGGCCGCTGTCGACAAGGTGCACGCCAAGGGCAAGATGACCGCCCGCGAGCGCATCCTGGCCCTGCTGGACGAGGGTTCGTTCGTGGAGCTGGACGCGCTGGCCCGGCATCGCAGCGTCAATTTCGGCCTGGAGAGCAACCGCCCGCTCGGCGACGGCGTGGTGACCGGTTACGGCACCATCGACGGCCGGGACGTGTGCATCTTCTCCCAGGACGTCACCGTCTTCGGCGGTTCGCTCGGCGAGGTCTACGGCGAGAAGATCGTCAAGGTCATGGACCTGGCCCTGAAGACCGGCCGCCCGCTGGTCGGCATCAACGAGGGCGCCGGCGCGCGCATCCAGGAGGGCGTGGTCTCGCTCGGCCTGTACGGCGAGATCTTCCATCGCAACATCCAGGCCTCCGGCGTGATCCCGCAGATCTCGCTGATCATGGGCCCGGCCGCCGGTGGGCACGTGTACTCCCCGGCCCTGACCGACTTCGTCGTCATGGTCGACCAGACCAGCCAGATGTTCGTCACCGGTCCCGACGTGATCAAGACCGTCACCGGTGAAGAGGTCAGCATGGAGGAGCTGGGCGGCGCGCACACCCACATGGTGAAGTCGGGCGTCGCGCACTACGTCGCCTCCGGCGAGCAGGACGCGCTGGACTACGTCAAGGATCTGCTGAGCTACCTGCCCAGCAACAACCGCGCCGAGGCCCCGCGCTTCCCGGCCACCGATCCGATCGACGGCGCCATCGAGGACTCGCTCACCGACGAGGACCTCGAGCTCGACACGATCATCCCGGACTCGCCGAACCAGCCGTACGACATGCACGAGGTGATCCGCCGGCTGGTCGACGACGACGAGTTCCTGGAGGTGCAGGCCGAGCGCGCGATGAACGTCATCGTCGGCTTCGCCCGCATCGACGGCCGCAGCATCGGCATCGTGGCCAACCAGCCCACCCAGTTCGCGGGCTGCCTCGATATCGACGCCTCCGAGAAGGCCGCGCGCTTCGTGCGCACCTGCGACGCCTTCAACATCCCGATCATCACCCTGGTGGACGTGCCGGGCTTCCTGCCGGGTACCGGCCAGGAGTTCAACGGCATCATCCGCCGCGGCGCCAAGCTGCTGTACGCCTACGGCGAGGCCACTGTGGGGAAGATCACAATCATCACCCGCAAGGCCTACGGCGGCGCCTACGACGTCATGGGTTCCAAGCACATGGGCGCCGACGTGAACCTGGCGTGGCCCACCGCGCAGATCGCGGTCATGGGCGCCTCGGGCGCGGTCGGCTTCGTCTACCGCAAGCAGCTGCAGCAGGCCGCCAAGGAGGGCTCGGACGTCGACGCGCTGCGCCTGGAGTTGCAGAACGAGTACGAGGACACCCTGGTGAACCCGTATGTCGCCGCCGAGCGTGGTTATGTGGACGCCGTGATCCCGCCGTCGCACACCCGGGGGCAGATCGTCTCCGCGTTGCGCCTGCTGGAGCGCAAGATGGTGTCCCTGCCGCCCAAGAAGCACGGAAACATTCCGTTGTGATTTGAGCGATATGCGTAGGTGTGGTGTGGCGCCTTCTGAGAAGATCATGAGAAGCTTGAGAAGACGGTGAAAACCGTACCGCGCAGAATTGCCTCATCCGAACGAAGATGGTAAGAACGGCCTCTCGTCATCGAGGGTCGTGACGAATACCCGGGAGGCGGGCTCGGAGCATCCGGTCCCGCAGACCGAAAGTCGTCGGGGAATCGAATCCCGGCGACGCCTGAACAGGAGGAACTGGCGCTGTGACGACTGTATCCGACGAAGAGGTGCTGAGGGCCGCTGAGCTCGACCTATCGGTCGAAGAGCTCGTCGACACGATCGTGTCCGCGGTATCCGGGCCCGAATCGCCTGCGGGACCCGTCATCCGGATTCTCAAGGGTTCGCCGACCGCCGACGAGATCGCCGCTGTCATCAGCGTGCTGTCCGCCGCCGCGGCCGCCGGCTCCGCCGCGCCTGTGGCCTCGGGTCCGATCGACATGTGGGGCCGCCCCTCGTTCATGCATCGCGGCACCTCGAGCTTCTCTCCCTACGCCTATCCGTTCGTGTCGCATCTGCGCGACTGACGCGTGGGTGCATTCGTACTCGCGTCCGCGTCGCCGGCGCGGCTGCAGGTGTTGCGGTCGGCCGGGCTGAACCCCCTCGTACGGGTTTCCGACGTGGACGAGGACGCGGTGTCGGCCGCATTGCCCGCCGGCACCGGTCCGGAACAGGTCGTCGTGGCGCTGGCCCGGGCCAAGGCCGAGGCGGTCGCCGCCGCCTTCGCCCGGGAGGGCGCGGACATTCTCGCCGACGCCGTGATCGTCGGCTGCGATTCCATGCTGCTGGTGGACGGCGTGCTGCACGGCAAACCGCACACCCCCGAGGTGGCCCGCGCGCGCTGGTCGGTGATGGCCGGCCGCAGCGCCGATCTGCTCACCGGCCACTGTGTCCTGCGCGTCGACGGCGGATCGGTGGTCGCCGCGGCCGACGATTGCAGCCGCACCACCGTGCACTTCGCGAAGCCCGAGCCGGAGGAGCTGGACGCCTACATCGCCACCGGGGAACCGTTGCAGGTGGCCGGCGCCTTCACCCTGGACGGCCTCGGTGGCTGGTTCGTCGATCGGATCGAGGGTGATCCGTCGAGCGTGATCGGGATCGGGCTGCCGCTACTGCGTCGGCTGTTGCGCGACGTGGGTGTCGGCGTTGCGCAGCTGTGGGTCGGCGCCCGCTAGCTTCGGATCGTTCCCGCGCAACTGCGGGCCCACCCGGGATCCGGTCGGCGCGGCGATCCGCGGTTCCGTCACCGGCATGGCCGCGGAATCGGGTACCAGCGAACTCTCCAGCGCCTCCAGCCGCGCCACGCACAGTTCGGGCTCCACGAACGGGTGCAGGCGGACGTTGACCGTGTCCCGGCCGCCGTTGCGGTCCAGCACCTCGCGCATGAGACCCAGATGCACCCCGCACACCACCTCGGAATGCGTCCGCGCGAGTTCCCGCAGCGGGCAGGCGGTGAGCCGGATCATGACCTGCTGGTCGGATTCGTTGCCGGGATCGCGCTCCGGGGCGAACCCGAGCTCCGACGAGACGGCGACGGTCACATCCTTGGCATCCTCGAGGGTCTGGATGCCCTCCTCGATGGTGTCCAGCTTGGCGCCCCAGGCCCGGCCGGCCGAGACGGCCGCGTCGGAGCGGCGCCGGGGGTCGCTGCCCAGCTGGTCGGCCAGTACCTGGGCCAGATCCTGATAGCCGACCGATCGCTGCACCGCGCTGTATCCGATGCGCGGACGACCCCGTCCGCGAGGTGGTTGCTGGAACTGCCGCACCAACGACTCACGGGTGAGAACGTCCAGATGAAATCGGACGGTGGTGACATGCTGTCCGGTAACCCGAGCCAATTCCTGGGCGTCGAGAGGCTCGCTGGCGCCGCGCAGGATCGCAAGCAGGCGCCGTCGTGGCCAAGAATCGGACATAGCTCACCCCTCCTCCCGGGAGACTTTATCGGATGAAGCTGCGACTTATTCGCTCATTCATCCGATTCGTGGTGTGGAACAAGTTCTCGTATTCGTGCGCACCTACCATCGGTGGGAACAGCTGACCACCACCCTGTCACGTCGGAAGGACCGACCTCGTGCCCGTCGCACCGGACCCTCATCCTTCCTTCGGTCTGCACGCACATCCTCAACGACTAGTAACCACACAGTGGCTGTCGGCAAACATCGGCGCGCCGGGATTACGGATCGTCGAATCCGATGAGGACGTGCTGCTGTACGACATCGGTCACGTACCCGGCGCCATCAAGATCGACTGGCGTGCCGAGCTTACCGATCCGCGGACGCGCGATGTCGTGGATGGCGTGCGTTTTGCCGAACTGATGCGGGAGAAGGGCATCGCGCGCGAGGACACCGTGGTGGTCTACGGGGACAAGGCGAACGGCACGGCCGCGGCGGTGCTCTGGGTGTTCGACCTGTTCGGCCATGCCGATGTCCGGCTGCTCGACGGCGGCCGCGAGGCCTGGATCTCCGAGGGGCGCGACACCACCTTCGAGGTGCCGCCGATCGGATTCGGCGACTATCCCGCGGTCGAGCGCGACGATCGCACCGAACGGGCCTTCCGGGCCGAGGTGCAGCAGTGGCTGTCCGGTGGCGCGGGCGTCCTGCTCGATGTCCGGACCGCCGAGGAGTACAGCGGTGAGCTGGACCGGATCTCCGATCGGCCCGAGGAACAGGCGCTGCGCGCCGGGCACATTCCGGGCGCGATGAACATTCCGTGGACCACGGCCGTCGGCCCGGACGGGCGGTTCCGGTCGCGGGCGGAGCTGGATCGGCGGTATCTCCCACTGCGCGCGGACGCCGAGGCCGGCACGATCGTGTACTGCCGCATCGGCGAGCGGTCCGCGCACACCCGTTTCGTGCTGACCGCTCTGCTGGGAATGGACGATGTGCGGGTCTACGACGGATCCTGGACCGAATGGGGCAACGCGGTGCGCGCGCCGATTGTGCGCGGTCACGAATCCGGCGGCGTAGCGGCCGCCACGCCCGCTGCTGCGCAGAGAATTTGAGTTGTCGCACGTCCCGCTCTTCGGGACTACTCCTCA from Nocardia sp. BMG111209 harbors:
- a CDS encoding nucleoside triphosphate pyrophosphatase, with protein sequence MGAFVLASASPARLQVLRSAGLNPLVRVSDVDEDAVSAALPAGTGPEQVVVALARAKAEAVAAAFAREGADILADAVIVGCDSMLLVDGVLHGKPHTPEVARARWSVMAGRSADLLTGHCVLRVDGGSVVAAADDCSRTTVHFAKPEPEELDAYIATGEPLQVAGAFTLDGLGGWFVDRIEGDPSSVIGIGLPLLRRLLRDVGVGVAQLWVGAR
- a CDS encoding sulfurtransferase, with product MPVAPDPHPSFGLHAHPQRLVTTQWLSANIGAPGLRIVESDEDVLLYDIGHVPGAIKIDWRAELTDPRTRDVVDGVRFAELMREKGIAREDTVVVYGDKANGTAAAVLWVFDLFGHADVRLLDGGREAWISEGRDTTFEVPPIGFGDYPAVERDDRTERAFRAEVQQWLSGGAGVLLDVRTAEEYSGELDRISDRPEEQALRAGHIPGAMNIPWTTAVGPDGRFRSRAELDRRYLPLRADAEAGTIVYCRIGERSAHTRFVLTALLGMDDVRVYDGSWTEWGNAVRAPIVRGHESGGVAAATPAAAQRI
- a CDS encoding YncE family protein, translating into MIGRRTARGFVLAAVLLTGCSSGVRPPKPQPETVIAPTSAAPGPATEAAIALLPGMPPLLSPTDVYAGDRELSPAVAGQLPRVYVPNSESNTVSVIDPATFQVVDTYPARGVEPQHVVPSYDLQTLYVTNDLPLGGGGLLPIDPRTGEPGEPLPVRDPYNMYFTPNGAFALVVAEADRSVDLYDPHTWEQVGAIAVPDCPGIDHMDFTADGRFALASCEFAGRMAVLDVVGTDLVTMIDLPGGRGSMPQDVKLAPDGSTFYVADMMADGMYTIDAHTFEPTGFVPTGKGTHGLYVTRDSAALIVTNRGEGSLSVWDFAQQRIVRTWRIPGGGSPDMGNLSADGRVFWVSGRYDGEVYAIDIVDWTLLARIPVGRGAHGLTVWPQPGRYSTGHTGVMR
- a CDS encoding acyl-CoA carboxylase subunit epsilon is translated as MTTVSDEEVLRAAELDLSVEELVDTIVSAVSGPESPAGPVIRILKGSPTADEIAAVISVLSAAAAAGSAAPVASGPIDMWGRPSFMHRGTSSFSPYAYPFVSHLRD
- a CDS encoding acyl-CoA carboxylase subunit beta, with amino-acid sequence MTSVQQQSSPDSAGAPDIHTTAGKLADLRNRLEEAKHPMGEAAVDKVHAKGKMTARERILALLDEGSFVELDALARHRSVNFGLESNRPLGDGVVTGYGTIDGRDVCIFSQDVTVFGGSLGEVYGEKIVKVMDLALKTGRPLVGINEGAGARIQEGVVSLGLYGEIFHRNIQASGVIPQISLIMGPAAGGHVYSPALTDFVVMVDQTSQMFVTGPDVIKTVTGEEVSMEELGGAHTHMVKSGVAHYVASGEQDALDYVKDLLSYLPSNNRAEAPRFPATDPIDGAIEDSLTDEDLELDTIIPDSPNQPYDMHEVIRRLVDDDEFLEVQAERAMNVIVGFARIDGRSIGIVANQPTQFAGCLDIDASEKAARFVRTCDAFNIPIITLVDVPGFLPGTGQEFNGIIRRGAKLLYAYGEATVGKITIITRKAYGGAYDVMGSKHMGADVNLAWPTAQIAVMGASGAVGFVYRKQLQQAAKEGSDVDALRLELQNEYEDTLVNPYVAAERGYVDAVIPPSHTRGQIVSALRLLERKMVSLPPKKHGNIPL
- a CDS encoding metalloregulator ArsR/SmtB family transcription factor, encoding MSDSWPRRRLLAILRGASEPLDAQELARVTGQHVTTVRFHLDVLTRESLVRQFQQPPRGRGRPRIGYSAVQRSVGYQDLAQVLADQLGSDPRRRSDAAVSAGRAWGAKLDTIEEGIQTLEDAKDVTVAVSSELGFAPERDPGNESDQQVMIRLTACPLRELARTHSEVVCGVHLGLMREVLDRNGGRDTVNVRLHPFVEPELCVARLEALESSLVPDSAAMPVTEPRIAAPTGSRVGPQLRGNDPKLAGADPQLRNADTHVAQQPTQ